The Bacillus carboniphilus genome contains a region encoding:
- the lon gene encoding endopeptidase La: MANKDEVNIPLLPLRGGLLVFPSMVLHLDVGRDKSVQALERAMMDDSIIFLSTQKEASIEEPSREDVFKIGTLAKIKQMLKLPNGTIRVLIEGLQRAQIVDFSDREDYFFVKVNKISEQKVQGAQIEALMRKALEYFNQYIKMSQKLTNETYATVIDIKEPSRLADIIASHLPIKVEEKQDILETIDIKERLSKVIETIHNEKEVLNLEKQIGQRVKKSMERTQKEYYLREQMKAIQKELGGKEGKTDEVETLREKIEKSGMPKNVKDVAEKELNRYEKVPSSSAESGVIRTYIDWLLALPWTDATEDQLEIDRAENILNEDHYGLEIVKERVLEYLAVRKLTNSLKGPILCLAGPPGVGKTSLGSLCCQIAKQKIFVRISLGGVKDESEIRGHRRTYVGAMPGRIIQAMKKAETINPVFLLDEVDKMSNDFRGDPSSALLEVLDPEQNHTFSDHYIEEPYDLSNVMFIATANNLATIPGPLRDRMEVISIAGYTEIEKTNIAIDHLLPKQLELHGMKKSQLQIREKAVINIIRYYTREAGVRGLERQLASICRKAAKLIVSEERKKDRHNSEKLT; the protein is encoded by the coding sequence ATGGCGAATAAAGATGAGGTGAATATTCCTCTCTTACCGCTTAGAGGTGGCCTATTAGTTTTTCCATCTATGGTTTTACATTTAGATGTAGGTCGAGACAAATCTGTTCAAGCGTTGGAACGGGCGATGATGGATGATTCAATCATTTTTCTTTCTACTCAGAAGGAAGCTTCCATTGAAGAGCCATCTAGAGAAGATGTATTTAAAATCGGTACGCTAGCAAAAATAAAACAAATGCTCAAACTTCCGAACGGAACCATTCGAGTGTTAATTGAAGGGTTACAACGTGCTCAAATTGTTGATTTTTCTGATCGAGAGGATTATTTTTTTGTTAAAGTGAATAAAATTTCTGAACAAAAAGTGCAAGGGGCTCAAATTGAAGCCTTAATGAGAAAGGCACTAGAATATTTTAATCAATACATAAAAATGTCGCAAAAATTAACGAACGAGACGTATGCTACGGTTATTGATATTAAAGAGCCTAGTCGATTAGCTGATATCATTGCTTCTCATTTACCAATTAAAGTTGAAGAAAAACAAGATATTTTAGAAACCATTGATATAAAAGAGCGATTAAGTAAAGTGATTGAAACGATTCATAATGAAAAAGAAGTGCTTAATTTAGAAAAACAAATTGGTCAACGTGTAAAAAAATCAATGGAACGAACGCAAAAAGAGTATTATTTAAGAGAACAAATGAAGGCCATACAAAAAGAATTAGGTGGTAAAGAAGGAAAAACAGATGAAGTCGAAACATTAAGAGAAAAAATTGAGAAATCAGGTATGCCAAAGAACGTAAAAGATGTAGCGGAAAAGGAATTAAACCGTTACGAAAAGGTTCCATCTTCCTCTGCTGAAAGTGGTGTTATTCGTACATATATTGACTGGTTATTGGCATTGCCATGGACTGATGCAACAGAAGATCAGTTAGAAATCGATCGTGCAGAAAATATTTTGAATGAAGATCATTATGGTTTAGAAATCGTAAAGGAAAGAGTGTTGGAATATTTAGCTGTTCGCAAATTAACGAACTCTTTAAAAGGACCCATCCTTTGTTTAGCAGGTCCTCCCGGAGTAGGGAAAACATCTTTAGGCTCGCTCTGTTGCCAAATCGCTAAACAGAAAATTTTTGTGCGTATTTCATTAGGTGGGGTAAAAGACGAATCTGAAATTCGAGGTCATCGCCGAACTTATGTCGGGGCTATGCCTGGGAGAATTATTCAAGCAATGAAAAAAGCAGAAACGATTAACCCCGTCTTTTTGCTTGATGAAGTGGATAAAATGTCAAATGACTTTAGAGGTGACCCTTCTTCTGCTCTCCTTGAAGTGCTAGATCCTGAGCAAAACCATACGTTTAGTGATCACTATATTGAAGAACCTTACGATCTATCCAATGTCATGTTTATTGCGACTGCCAATAATTTAGCGACGATTCCTGGTCCCCTTCGTGATCGAATGGAAGTGATCTCTATTGCAGGTTATACCGAAATAGAGAAAACAAATATCGCTATAGATCACTTACTTCCTAAGCAACTTGAATTACATGGGATGAAAAAATCTCAATTGCAAATACGTGAAAAAGCAGTGATAAATATTATCCGTTATTATACTAGAGAAGCTGGTGTACGTGGTTTAGAAAGACAACTTGCATCCATTTGTCGAAAAGCAGCCAAATTAATTGTATCGGAAGAACGAAAAAAAGATCGTCATAACTCCGAAAAACTTACATGA
- the hemB gene encoding porphobilinogen synthase, whose product MRSMVRETKLHVEDLIYPIFVVEGENKRNPVQSMPGVEQLSLDLLKEEINEIVSLGINSIILFGVPESKDEVGSEAYHECGIVQRATSQIKEQFPDLVVIADTCLCQYTSHGHCGVIEDGYVDNDASLSLLVKTAISQAKAGADIIAPSNMMDGFVIEIRKGLDEAGFKEVPIMSYAVKYASAFYGPFRDAAHSSPQFGDRKTYQMDPANRKEALREADSDIEEGADFLIIKPALSYLDIIRDVKNRSLLPIVAYNVSGEYSMIKAASQKGWINEQQVVLEMLTSMKRAGVDLIITYFAKDAARWLKETK is encoded by the coding sequence ATGAGATCGATGGTTAGAGAAACAAAGCTTCATGTAGAAGATTTAATATATCCTATTTTTGTCGTTGAAGGTGAAAATAAACGCAATCCTGTCCAGTCTATGCCAGGGGTGGAACAGCTTTCTTTAGATTTACTAAAAGAAGAAATTAATGAAATCGTTTCACTTGGCATTAACTCTATTATTCTTTTTGGAGTACCTGAAAGTAAAGACGAAGTTGGTTCAGAAGCTTATCATGAATGCGGGATTGTCCAACGTGCAACATCGCAAATTAAAGAGCAGTTCCCCGATCTTGTTGTGATTGCAGACACGTGTTTATGTCAGTATACAAGTCATGGACATTGTGGGGTAATAGAAGACGGATATGTCGATAATGATGCTTCACTATCCTTATTAGTAAAAACGGCGATTAGTCAGGCGAAAGCAGGTGCGGATATTATTGCACCTTCCAATATGATGGATGGATTCGTCATCGAAATTCGCAAAGGGTTAGATGAAGCAGGTTTTAAAGAGGTTCCGATTATGTCTTATGCGGTTAAATATGCAAGCGCTTTTTACGGTCCGTTTCGAGATGCTGCTCATAGTAGTCCTCAATTTGGTGACCGTAAGACGTATCAAATGGACCCAGCTAATCGAAAGGAAGCTTTGCGGGAGGCAGACTCTGATATCGAAGAAGGTGCAGATTTTCTCATTATTAAACCTGCGCTGTCTTATTTAGATATCATCCGAGATGTGAAAAATCGCTCGTTATTGCCAATTGTTGCTTATAACGTCAGTGGTGAATACTCCATGATTAAAGCCGCAAGCCAAAAAGGCTGGATTAATGAACAGCAAGTGGTACTTGAAATGCTCACGAGTATGAAAAGAGCAGGAGTCGATTTGATTATTACATATTTTGCGAAAGATGCAGCTCGTTGGTTAAAAGAAACGAAATAA
- a CDS encoding S16 family serine protease, which yields MYRKNEKKIVITPKNLHEFLGKNKFRYGQAEVENQVGVATGLAYTTVGGDTLFIEVSLSPGKGKLILTGKLGDVMKESAQAAFSYIRSNATELNINEDFHEKNDIHIHVPEGAIPKDGPSAGITMATALISALTGRAVNKEVGMTGEITLRGRVLPIGGLKEKSLSAHRAGLKKIIIPKDNEKDIEDIPDSVREDLKIVLVSHLDEVLKHALVGEEK from the coding sequence TTGTATCGGAAGAACGAAAAAAAGATCGTCATAACTCCGAAAAACTTACATGAATTTCTTGGGAAAAATAAGTTTCGTTATGGTCAGGCTGAAGTCGAGAATCAAGTAGGTGTAGCAACTGGATTAGCTTATACAACCGTTGGTGGAGACACCCTATTTATTGAAGTATCTTTATCTCCTGGTAAAGGGAAATTGATTTTAACAGGAAAACTAGGAGATGTTATGAAAGAATCTGCTCAGGCAGCATTTAGCTATATTCGCTCAAATGCTACTGAGTTAAATATAAATGAAGATTTTCATGAGAAAAACGATATTCATATTCATGTACCTGAAGGGGCCATTCCTAAAGATGGTCCTTCAGCAGGAATTACGATGGCGACAGCCCTTATTTCAGCTTTAACGGGAAGAGCTGTGAATAAAGAAGTAGGGATGACTGGAGAAATCACGCTTCGGGGAAGGGTATTACCAATCGGAGGCTTAAAAGAGAAATCCCTTAGTGCGCACCGAGCAGGTCTGAAGAAAATTATTATTCCAAAAGATAATGAAAAAGACATAGAAGATATACCAGATAGTGTGAGAGAAGACTTGAAAATCGTTCTCGTTTCTCACTTAGATGAAGTATTAAAGCATGCTCTAGTAGGAGAGGAAAAATGA
- a CDS encoding uroporphyrinogen-III synthase, protein MQLNGRKVIITRGEKQAKSFAKLVQEKGGVPRIIPLLEFEIAPSTKRVQEQLENINKQDWVIFTSANGVSAFFHHVEKLDITLNHHVNIAVVGKKTNKALEKYGFEASLFPETFDAKHLAEKLIKNSSTPKKISVIKGNLSRPYLVETLKENGHLVSELTLYETTIKDDQTEKLLDCIKNDSPVFITLTSPSAVHAFMRSMLRKAFFVNVIFVCIGPITKDALLGYGQYPLLMPSQYSVEGMVEIMCLYLKGDVNLWKNSQDIAD, encoded by the coding sequence ATGCAGCTTAATGGGCGTAAAGTAATTATTACTCGAGGCGAAAAGCAAGCAAAGTCTTTTGCTAAACTCGTTCAAGAAAAAGGAGGGGTCCCTCGAATTATTCCTTTGCTTGAATTTGAAATCGCTCCATCCACAAAACGAGTACAAGAGCAGTTAGAGAATATAAACAAACAAGATTGGGTCATATTTACGAGTGCCAATGGAGTCAGTGCCTTCTTTCATCATGTTGAAAAATTAGACATCACCTTAAATCATCACGTAAATATAGCGGTAGTTGGAAAAAAAACAAATAAAGCGTTGGAGAAATACGGATTTGAAGCTTCCTTATTTCCTGAAACATTTGATGCTAAACATTTAGCTGAAAAGCTGATTAAGAATAGTTCAACCCCGAAAAAAATATCGGTTATAAAAGGAAACTTATCTAGACCTTATTTAGTAGAGACTTTAAAGGAGAATGGTCATCTTGTATCAGAACTAACTCTTTATGAAACAACAATAAAAGATGATCAAACAGAAAAATTATTAGACTGTATAAAAAATGATTCACCTGTTTTTATTACATTAACCAGTCCTTCAGCTGTCCACGCATTTATGAGGTCTATGTTGAGGAAAGCTTTTTTTGTAAACGTTATTTTTGTTTGTATTGGTCCGATAACAAAAGACGCTTTATTGGGCTATGGCCAATACCCTTTATTGATGCCGAGTCAATATAGTGTGGAAGGAATGGTGGAAATCATGTGCCTCTATTTGAAAGGAGATGTTAATCTGTGGAAAAATTCACAAGACATCGCAGATTAA
- the hemL gene encoding glutamate-1-semialdehyde 2,1-aminomutase — protein MKTFEQSVKAYEEAKTMMPGGVNSPVRAFKSVEMEPIFMKKGKGSKIYDIDGNEYIDYVLSWGPLILGHANDQVVEALKKVTEDGTSFGAPTLIENKLAKLVIDRIPSIEVIRMVNSGTEATMSALRLARGYTGRNKIIKFEGCYHGHGDSLLIKAGSGVATLGLPDSPGVPEGIASHTITVPYNDLESIRLAFEQFGEDIAAVIVEPIAGNMGVVPPNHGFLQGLRDVTKEYGSMLIFDEVMTGFRADYHCAQGYFGVEPDLTCLGKVIGGGLPVGAYGGKAEIMERIAPSGPIYQAGTLSGNPLGMTAGYETLKQLTLESYLEFNRKAAKLEKGMIAAAEKYNIPICVNRGGSMIGFFFTNQAVTNYDKAKTSDLTMFARFYQMMAQEGIFLPPSQFEGLFLSTAHTDEDIEYTVQAIEKTFSNL, from the coding sequence ATGAAAACTTTTGAACAATCGGTCAAAGCTTATGAAGAAGCAAAGACGATGATGCCTGGTGGAGTGAACAGTCCTGTTCGTGCATTTAAATCGGTCGAAATGGAACCAATCTTTATGAAAAAGGGAAAAGGTTCAAAGATTTACGATATTGATGGAAATGAATATATAGATTATGTATTGTCTTGGGGTCCTCTTATTTTAGGGCACGCCAATGATCAAGTAGTAGAAGCGTTAAAAAAAGTGACTGAAGATGGGACAAGCTTTGGAGCACCTACGTTAATCGAGAATAAGTTAGCGAAACTTGTCATTGATCGAATTCCGTCTATAGAAGTGATCAGAATGGTCAACTCTGGTACTGAAGCAACAATGAGTGCCTTAAGACTAGCTAGAGGATACACAGGAAGAAATAAAATTATTAAATTTGAAGGGTGTTATCATGGACATGGCGATTCTCTTTTAATTAAAGCAGGATCAGGTGTAGCCACATTAGGATTACCTGATAGTCCTGGTGTACCGGAAGGAATTGCGAGCCATACGATCACTGTACCATATAACGATTTAGAAAGTATTCGACTAGCATTTGAACAGTTTGGTGAAGATATAGCGGCAGTCATAGTAGAACCAATCGCTGGGAATATGGGTGTCGTACCACCTAATCATGGTTTCTTACAAGGCTTAAGAGATGTAACAAAAGAGTATGGTTCCATGTTAATTTTTGATGAAGTGATGACAGGGTTTAGAGCTGACTATCATTGTGCTCAAGGATATTTTGGGGTCGAACCAGACTTAACATGTTTAGGGAAAGTTATCGGTGGTGGCTTACCTGTAGGTGCTTATGGAGGAAAAGCTGAAATCATGGAACGAATTGCTCCAAGCGGGCCGATTTACCAAGCGGGAACGTTGTCTGGAAACCCATTAGGGATGACAGCTGGATATGAAACGTTAAAACAGCTAACACTTGAAAGTTATCTAGAGTTTAACCGCAAAGCAGCAAAATTAGAAAAAGGAATGATAGCAGCTGCTGAAAAATATAATATTCCTATTTGTGTTAATCGCGGTGGTTCGATGATCGGCTTTTTCTTTACCAATCAAGCGGTAACGAACTATGATAAAGCCAAAACATCTGACTTAACGATGTTTGCTCGCTTTTATCAGATGATGGCCCAAGAAGGTATTTTCTTACCACCATCGCAATTTGAAGGATTATTTTTATCGACTGCCCATACAGACGAAGATATTGAATATACTGTTCAGGCAATTGAAAAAACGTTTTCTAATTTATAA
- the hemA gene encoding glutamyl-tRNA reductase → MYILAVGLNYRTAPVEIREKVSFKAEELATAMKKLKNQKSVLENVIVSTCNRTEIFAVVDQLHTGRYYLKAFLAEWFDLEKEEFAPFLQYYENDSAVEHLFRVACGLDSMVIGETQILGQVRSSFLSAQNVETTGTVFNHLFKQAVTVAKKVHSKTDIGSNAVSVSYAAVELAKKVFGSLHNQHVLILGAGKMGELTVQNLQGSGVTDISVINRTHSKALSLADRFTGQAKLMSEMQCALVEADIVISSTGSSDYVVTKEFVKNVEKLRKGRPLLLIDIAVPRDLDPALSELDSVFLYDIDDLEGIVQANIEERSQVAEKVELYIEEQIVFFKQWLGELGVVPVISALRQKALSIQADTMESIERKIPDLTEREKKVISKHTKSIINQMLRDPILKAKELSGESHSKEKLELFKQIFNLEEQIAIQLEKDQRKVASWQRGEKP, encoded by the coding sequence ATGTATATACTTGCAGTCGGCCTAAATTATAGAACTGCCCCGGTAGAGATCCGTGAAAAAGTAAGTTTTAAAGCCGAAGAACTTGCCACGGCTATGAAAAAGCTTAAGAATCAAAAAAGTGTATTAGAAAACGTCATTGTATCTACTTGTAATCGAACAGAAATCTTTGCAGTTGTTGATCAGTTGCATACTGGACGTTACTATTTAAAGGCGTTTCTAGCAGAATGGTTCGATCTTGAGAAAGAAGAATTCGCTCCGTTTTTACAGTATTATGAAAATGATAGTGCGGTAGAGCATTTATTTAGAGTGGCTTGTGGCTTAGATTCCATGGTGATTGGAGAAACACAAATCCTTGGGCAAGTACGATCAAGTTTTCTTTCTGCTCAAAATGTGGAAACGACCGGTACGGTATTTAATCATCTATTTAAGCAAGCTGTCACAGTTGCTAAAAAAGTACACTCTAAAACAGATATTGGTTCGAATGCTGTATCTGTCAGCTATGCGGCAGTAGAACTTGCCAAGAAAGTATTTGGTTCGTTGCATAATCAGCATGTGCTTATTTTAGGTGCAGGAAAAATGGGAGAATTGACTGTTCAAAATCTCCAAGGAAGTGGAGTGACAGACATATCTGTTATTAATCGCACACATAGTAAAGCACTTTCTTTAGCAGATCGATTCACTGGTCAAGCTAAATTAATGAGTGAAATGCAATGTGCTTTAGTCGAAGCAGATATTGTCATTAGTTCAACAGGTTCTTCAGATTATGTCGTAACAAAAGAATTTGTAAAAAATGTAGAAAAACTAAGAAAAGGCCGTCCTTTATTATTAATAGATATAGCAGTTCCAAGAGATTTAGATCCCGCTCTTTCAGAATTGGATAGTGTATTCTTATATGATATCGATGATCTAGAAGGAATTGTACAGGCGAACATAGAAGAACGTTCTCAAGTAGCAGAAAAGGTAGAGCTATATATTGAAGAACAAATCGTCTTCTTTAAACAGTGGTTGGGTGAACTTGGCGTGGTACCTGTTATTTCTGCTCTGAGACAAAAGGCTTTAAGTATCCAAGCTGATACAATGGAAAGTATTGAACGGAAAATTCCTGATTTAACTGAACGTGAAAAGAAAGTGATTAGTAAGCATACAAAGAGTATTATTAATCAAATGCTACGCGACCCTATTTTAAAAGCAAAGGAGCTATCTGGTGAGTCTCATTCAAAAGAAAAACTTGAGTTATTTAAACAAATTTTTAATCTTGAAGAACAAATAGCGATCCAGTTAGAAAAAGATCAAAGAAAAGTAGCCTCATGGCAAAGAGGAGAAAAGCCTTAG
- the spoVID gene encoding stage VI sporulation protein D encodes MSEAQSPLRFEVEEVIWFQKGQEVRELVNMSLEPDVAIQEHEQYVSIKGALILTGEYRMASELNTVDSTVIHPNARYIHEVTTRDDGVSEFINRFPVDITIPRDRINSLEEIYVNVDSFDYDFPETRCLQLQAGLLISGLQDQVQLNSEREEGSVSIQEQPESIEDVEQEALYRSTTLEEDVPIVEPQVEERVQTLLDEDETDEHELYTIYEEEEEDELTVEVRKARSPQTPNHQMEQGINQTSIQPMNQGGQEEEEERTNDNSLYLKDLFTTSEEEDFSKLKLCIVQQGDSLESICERYDVSMQQLIRVNQLSADDDVSEGQIVYIPLYSMQNS; translated from the coding sequence ATGTCAGAAGCTCAATCTCCATTGCGCTTTGAGGTAGAGGAAGTCATATGGTTTCAAAAAGGACAGGAAGTTAGAGAGCTAGTTAACATGTCTTTAGAACCTGATGTAGCCATTCAAGAACATGAGCAATATGTCTCGATTAAAGGAGCCTTAATATTAACAGGGGAATACCGAATGGCATCTGAGCTTAATACAGTCGATTCAACCGTTATTCACCCAAATGCACGATATATTCATGAAGTGACAACAAGAGATGATGGGGTATCGGAATTTATTAATCGATTTCCTGTTGATATAACGATCCCAAGAGACCGAATTAATAGTTTAGAAGAAATCTATGTGAATGTTGATTCTTTTGATTATGATTTTCCTGAAACACGTTGTCTCCAACTACAAGCTGGTTTACTTATTAGTGGTTTGCAAGATCAAGTTCAATTAAATTCGGAACGTGAAGAAGGGTCTGTTAGCATTCAAGAACAACCTGAATCTATTGAAGATGTTGAACAGGAAGCACTTTACCGATCAACTACACTTGAAGAGGATGTTCCTATCGTAGAACCTCAAGTAGAGGAAAGAGTGCAAACGCTTTTGGATGAAGATGAAACAGACGAACATGAACTTTATACCATTTATGAGGAAGAAGAGGAAGATGAATTAACTGTAGAGGTGAGGAAAGCTCGTTCACCTCAAACACCAAATCATCAAATGGAACAAGGGATAAATCAGACAAGCATTCAACCAATGAATCAAGGTGGTCAGGAAGAAGAGGAAGAAAGAACAAATGACAACAGTTTATATTTAAAGGATCTTTTCACGACAAGTGAAGAAGAAGATTTTTCAAAGTTGAAGCTTTGCATTGTTCAGCAAGGGGATTCTTTAGAATCGATTTGTGAACGGTATGATGTAAGTATGCAACAATTAATACGAGTCAATCAATTATCGGCAGATGATGATGTATCAGAGGGGCAAATTGTTTATATTCCGCTTTATTCAATGCAAAACAGTTAA
- the yihA gene encoding ribosome biogenesis GTP-binding protein YihA/YsxC — translation MKVTSSEIIISAVKPSQYPGDDLPEVALAGRSNVGKSSFINKMLQRKGLARISSKPGKTQTLNFFLINEEFYFVDVPGYGYAKVSKKEREAWGEMIETYMTTREPLKAVVLIVDVRHKPTQDDVLMYEFLKHYGIPAVIIATKADKVPKGKWQKHLKVVKETLNLEPTDFLVLFSSETGQGKDEAWGILKKLMK, via the coding sequence ATGAAGGTAACAAGTTCGGAAATTATTATTAGTGCAGTAAAACCTAGTCAATATCCAGGTGACGATCTACCGGAAGTTGCGTTAGCTGGAAGGTCCAATGTTGGAAAATCGTCCTTTATTAATAAGATGCTGCAACGAAAAGGATTGGCGCGAATATCTTCTAAACCAGGAAAGACGCAAACATTAAACTTCTTCTTAATTAATGAGGAGTTTTATTTTGTCGATGTTCCTGGCTATGGATATGCAAAAGTGTCCAAGAAAGAACGTGAAGCATGGGGTGAAATGATTGAAACGTATATGACGACACGAGAGCCATTGAAAGCGGTGGTTCTCATCGTGGACGTTAGGCATAAACCGACACAGGATGATGTGCTAATGTATGAATTTTTAAAACACTACGGCATTCCTGCAGTCATTATAGCAACAAAAGCAGACAAAGTTCCTAAAGGAAAATGGCAAAAGCATTTGAAGGTTGTCAAAGAAACGTTAAACTTAGAACCTACTGATTTTCTCGTTTTATTTTCTTCAGAAACTGGTCAAGGAAAAGACGAAGCTTGGGGAATATTAAAAAAACTAATGAAGTAG
- a CDS encoding cytochrome C assembly family protein, which translates to MFDINFVRINELMLIIYTVSLLLYFVDFLHNNQRANRIAFWLLSIVWLLQTIFLFTEMLMTGQFPVLNMSEGLYFYAWVLVTLSLVLNRFIGIDFIVFFTNIIGYAMVTIHIFAPARFESTSLSEQYISELLLIHITMAILSYAAFAVSFVLSILYMIQYNLLKKKKWGKRLLRIQDLTKLDHMGYVLNVIGVPLLLLSLILGVIWASLVIPTFFWLDAKVVGSFTVLAIYSIYLYNRIVRELQGRDVALLNIASFLLLLINYFLFGSLSEFHIWYS; encoded by the coding sequence ATGTTTGATATTAATTTTGTTCGTATTAATGAGTTAATGCTGATCATTTATACAGTTTCTTTACTTTTATATTTTGTTGATTTTCTTCATAATAACCAGAGGGCCAATCGGATCGCCTTCTGGTTGTTGTCTATTGTTTGGTTGTTACAAACCATTTTTTTATTTACTGAAATGTTGATGACCGGTCAGTTTCCAGTATTGAACATGTCCGAAGGACTTTATTTTTATGCTTGGGTTCTTGTAACGTTATCTCTCGTCTTAAACCGCTTTATCGGAATTGATTTTATTGTTTTTTTTACGAATATAATAGGGTATGCAATGGTGACAATTCACATTTTTGCTCCTGCTCGTTTTGAATCGACTTCTTTATCAGAGCAATATATTTCAGAATTATTACTCATTCATATTACAATGGCTATTTTATCTTATGCGGCCTTTGCAGTGTCGTTTGTGTTGTCAATTCTTTATATGATTCAATATAACTTATTGAAGAAAAAAAAATGGGGAAAACGGTTATTAAGAATTCAAGATTTAACGAAACTAGATCATATGGGTTACGTTTTAAACGTAATTGGAGTTCCTCTTTTATTATTAAGTTTGATCTTAGGGGTTATTTGGGCTTCACTTGTGATCCCTACCTTTTTTTGGTTAGATGCTAAAGTAGTAGGCTCATTTACGGTCCTCGCTATTTACAGTATTTATTTATATAATCGGATTGTTAGGGAGCTACAAGGTAGGGACGTGGCTTTATTAAACATCGCATCGTTTTTATTATTGCTTATCAATTACTTTTTATTTGGTAGTTTATCGGAGTTTCATATTTGGTATTCGTAG